Within Cellulophaga sp. L1A9, the genomic segment TTCTGCAATCTCTAAAGATAAAGAAGCTACTTGATTTTTAATATCTGCAACAGCTGCTTTTTTCTCACTCTGAATCGCTTCTTGAGCATGTGCTAGCATTTTATCACCTTCTGCTTTTGCCTGACCTTTAGCGTCAGCTAACATTTTATCTTTTATTTCACGCGCCTCTTTAATCATTGATTCTCTTTCAGCACGAGCTTCTTGTAATAAACGCTCACTATCAGCAGTGATATTCTGCATTTCTTTTTTTGCGTTTTCCGCTGCAGCAAGTGCATCAGCAATACCAGTTTCTCTTTCGTTCAAAGAATTTAAAATTGGTTTCCAAGCAAATTTCACCATTAATGCAATTAAGATTAATAAGATAAATGTTTGCATGAAAAATAAGCCTACCGGAAAATCATTAAAAATATCCATACGATGTTATTCTGTGTTTTTTATTAGTTTATTTTTTAAAGCACAATAGCAACCAACCGTTACTACTGTGCTTCAATTTGCTTTGATCGGGAATTATTAATTTCCTAAAAGTAAAGCACCGAATGCTAAACCTTCTAATAATGCTCCGATAATGATCATCGCAGTTTGGATTTTACCAGCTGCTTCAGGTTGACGAGCAATACCTTCCATTGCTTTACCACCAATCATACCTAAACCGATACCACCACCGATTACGATTAATCCTGCTCCAATTAAATTGTACATACTAAATTGATTTATATTAAAATTAAAAAATAAACTCTCGTTAAATAAAATCGCCTCTTACATCTTCTGCATCTTCAATTTTATGACCTTGAGCATCATGTTCATGCGCATGATCATGTTCTGCAACAGCCATACCAATAAATAATGACGATAACATGGTGAAAATATAGGCTTGTAAAAAGGCAACTAATAGTTCTATTACAGTTAAAAATAAGGTTAATAGTACAGATATTCCTGTAGCACCAACGGTACCAAATTGTGCTTTTAATAAGATCATCAATGCTGCAATACCCATGACTACTGAGTGGCCTGCTGTAATGTTTGCAAATAAACGTACAAATAAGGAGAATGGCTTTGTTAACATCCCTAATATCTCAACAGGGATTAGCGCTATTTTCATAAGTACAGGAACTCCAGGCATCCAAAAAATATGCTTCCAGTAATCTTTATTTCCGTTAAATTGAATGATTAAAAATGTAAATAAGGCCAAACACACCGTTACCGCAATTTGTCCTGTTACGTTAAAACCTAAAGGCGTTAACCCTAGTAAGTTCAAAATCCAAATAAAGAAAAATACGGTCAATAAGAAGCCCATAAACTTTCGGTAATGCTTCTCGCCAATGTTTGGTCTTGCTATTTCGTCACGTACATATAATACCAACGGCTCTAATACACGAGCAAATCCTGTTGGGATTGGGCTCTTCTTATAACCGCTAGCTAAAGCTCTAAACCCTAAAATCATTAACAATCCAGCAAATAACATTCCGAATACACTTTTAGTGATTGAGAAGTCTAATGGTTTATGTGCATTTTCTGGGTGATGGTGTTCATCGAAGCTAATTGCAGTTGCATTAGCGTCTAACTCGTATATTACACTATGTAATTTTGTGAATTTAGAACCACCACGATTTACGATAACTTGACCGTTATCATCATGATGAAATTCTGATGACATAAAAGTAACTAGTCCATTACTAGACCATAAGATTACAGGTAGTGGAAAGCCAATGTGTTTTGTTTCTCCAGCATCTGTTGTATACGAATACAAGTGAAAATCATGAGCATCCTTAAGGTGATGCGCAATATAGTTCTCAATACTTTCTTTAGTATTTATCTTACCTTCTGCAGCCTCCACATGTGCTTCCTTTTCTGGATCAGACATGGAAAACCCTTGTAATGAGAACGTAAGGATAATTAATAAAGCTGTTCTAGTAATATATTTTGATGCTATATTCATTATAAATATTTCGAAAATTGACTTCCTAAAATTTTGCGCAAAGGTAGTTATTAAAAATAAAAATCAAATAATTTTAATGTAATAATTATTCAACTAGATTTTCTTTAGAATTTTTGAGATAAATAGGACTTCAACAGTCAGAAATAGAATAAGAGGAATTAACATGGAAAACCTATCTATACGAGGTATTGATACCTCACTAAATACAGTGCTTTTAAATAGAATAGCAAAGAAGATTAACTTTAAGAAAAGTGTAGCTAAATAGATTAAGCTCAATTGTTCTTTTAAAATATCGGCATATGCGAGATAGCAAATTAATATGCAGATGCCTAAGGAAAATAGATAATGAAAGAGATACATTTTTCCTAAAGGGAATGGAATGGTATCGTCTAAAATGGCTAAGTGGACATATTTACCCAGAAGGAATAATAAGGTAAATACAAGAATGTATTGTAAAATGGATTTGAGCAAAACTTTATTTGTTAAGGTTATTGGCTTGACGTATCATGGAATACATGGATACAAAGATAGCAACAAGTGTGATAGAAATTTCTAAATAATTTGTTGCGTATTTTTCGTCTAGCCAAGAACCTAATAAGTTTCCTAAGTAAATGGTAAGGCCCATTTGGATTCCTATTCCTGAAAGTTTTGTTGCAGTTTGTAAACCCTTGTTTATTTTTTTACGAGGCTTTTGAGTTTCCATTAGAAGTGTTAGCGGGTTTGTTAGGAGAAGCTATTTTGCCACCTCCCATGGTACACGCCGCATTAAAGGTTGCACCTGGTTCAACAGCTAATTTAGCTACAGAGACAACACCTTCAATTACAGCAGATGATTTTAATGATAATAGGTCGGATACTAGAAGCTCACCATTGAAACTTCCTTCAATATCAGCATTTACGCACTCTACTTTACCATGGATGTAACCATCTTTACCAATAACAACTTTACCAGAAGTTTTAACATTCCCATCTAATTTTCCATCAATTCTGAAATCTGCTTCTGAAATGATATCTCCTTTAATACGTGTGTTTTTTTCAATTCTGTTGGGTTGTCCTCCTACTTCTGTCATTGCTTTAGGCTTTTGCTTTTTATTATCTGAAAACATGTTCTACGGTTTTGGGGTTGTTGTGTGTGCTTTGTAAGCAGTTAAATTTTTATGAACTTGAATAATTTTATAGTTCGAAGATAAAATTACAAAATTCTCATCCGCTATTCTATAGTCTTTATTGTTTTTTATTAATTCAGCAAATCCAAGCGCATATTCTTCAGATTTAAATCCATGTACAACAACAAACTTATTTTCCAAATCATACATATCAATAGAAACTGTATTTCTGTATTTCAAATCTTTAATGGCTTTTTCTAATTCTTCTTTTAGCTCGGTAACGGTTGCT encodes:
- a CDS encoding F0F1 ATP synthase subunit B; this translates as MDIFNDFPVGLFFMQTFILLILIALMVKFAWKPILNSLNERETGIADALAAAENAKKEMQNITADSERLLQEARAERESMIKEAREIKDKMLADAKGQAKAEGDKMLAHAQEAIQSEKKAAVADIKNQVASLSLEIAEKVIKEQLANKDKQLQLVENMLGDIKLN
- the atpE gene encoding ATP synthase F0 subunit C, encoding MYNLIGAGLIVIGGGIGLGMIGGKAMEGIARQPEAAGKIQTAMIIIGALLEGLAFGALLLGN
- the atpB gene encoding F0F1 ATP synthase subunit A, which produces MNIASKYITRTALLIILTFSLQGFSMSDPEKEAHVEAAEGKINTKESIENYIAHHLKDAHDFHLYSYTTDAGETKHIGFPLPVILWSSNGLVTFMSSEFHHDDNGQVIVNRGGSKFTKLHSVIYELDANATAISFDEHHHPENAHKPLDFSITKSVFGMLFAGLLMILGFRALASGYKKSPIPTGFARVLEPLVLYVRDEIARPNIGEKHYRKFMGFLLTVFFFIWILNLLGLTPLGFNVTGQIAVTVCLALFTFLIIQFNGNKDYWKHIFWMPGVPVLMKIALIPVEILGMLTKPFSLFVRLFANITAGHSVVMGIAALMILLKAQFGTVGATGISVLLTLFLTVIELLVAFLQAYIFTMLSSLFIGMAVAEHDHAHEHDAQGHKIEDAEDVRGDFI
- a CDS encoding DUF6168 family protein, with the translated sequence MLKSILQYILVFTLLFLLGKYVHLAILDDTIPFPLGKMYLFHYLFSLGICILICYLAYADILKEQLSLIYLATLFLKLIFFAILFKSTVFSEVSIPRIDRFSMLIPLILFLTVEVLFISKILKKI
- a CDS encoding AtpZ/AtpI family protein, which gives rise to METQKPRKKINKGLQTATKLSGIGIQMGLTIYLGNLLGSWLDEKYATNYLEISITLVAIFVSMYSMIRQANNLNK
- a CDS encoding polymer-forming cytoskeletal protein — its product is MFSDNKKQKPKAMTEVGGQPNRIEKNTRIKGDIISEADFRIDGKLDGNVKTSGKVVIGKDGYIHGKVECVNADIEGSFNGELLVSDLLSLKSSAVIEGVVSVAKLAVEPGATFNAACTMGGGKIASPNKPANTSNGNSKAS